One Clavibacter zhangzhiyongii genomic region harbors:
- a CDS encoding MBL fold metallo-hydrolase — translation MTWTLDILGVAATAPVAGSAASGYLLRGPRGSVLVDCGPGIVRELAERGALDDLVAVVVTHRHADHALDLGALAFRLQFPRPRERRVPLYLPAESLDYVESFDELIGIPTVPTLQAPLAQAFDVRGLDLATPTPFEVAPGLRLTAFAAHHAVPSASLRFEDLETGATIAFSSDTSDCPGLRAAAHEADLFVCEATYLTATPQELEGHGHLTGAGAGAVAAGSRVDTLLVSHIADPALAPRILADAAEAAGPAVATLLARPGARFPLERRARAAERAAVD, via the coding sequence ATGACCTGGACCCTCGACATCCTCGGCGTCGCGGCGACCGCGCCCGTCGCCGGATCCGCCGCCAGCGGCTACCTGCTGCGCGGCCCGCGCGGCTCGGTGCTGGTCGACTGCGGCCCCGGCATCGTGCGCGAGCTCGCGGAGCGGGGCGCCCTCGACGACCTCGTCGCGGTGGTCGTCACGCACCGGCACGCCGACCACGCGCTCGACCTCGGGGCGCTCGCGTTCCGGCTGCAGTTCCCGCGGCCGCGCGAGCGGCGCGTGCCCCTGTACCTGCCCGCCGAGAGCCTCGACTACGTGGAGTCCTTCGACGAGCTGATCGGGATCCCGACCGTGCCGACGCTGCAGGCCCCGCTCGCGCAGGCCTTCGACGTGCGCGGGCTCGACCTCGCGACGCCGACCCCGTTCGAGGTCGCTCCGGGCCTCCGCCTCACCGCCTTCGCCGCCCACCACGCGGTGCCGAGCGCGTCGCTGCGCTTCGAGGACCTCGAGACGGGCGCGACGATCGCCTTCTCGAGCGACACCTCCGACTGCCCCGGACTCCGCGCCGCCGCGCACGAGGCCGACCTGTTCGTCTGCGAGGCGACCTACCTCACGGCCACGCCGCAGGAGCTGGAGGGCCACGGGCACCTCACCGGTGCGGGCGCGGGTGCGGTGGCCGCGGGATCCCGGGTCGACACGCTGCTCGTCAGCCACATCGCGGACCCGGCGCTCGCCCCGCGGATCCTCGCGGACGCCGCGGAGGCCGCCGGCCCCGCCGTCGCGACGCTGCTCGCCCGCCCGGGCGCGCGCTTCCCGCTCGAGCGGCGGGCCCGGGCGGCGGAGCGGGCCGCGGTCGACTGA
- the rocD gene encoding ornithine--oxo-acid transaminase — MTDTLDRPAASEAGALAIHAEEAHAAHNYHPLPVVVASGQGAWVTDLDGRRLLDCLAAYSAVNFGHSHPELVRVATEQLGRITLTSRAFHNDRLGPFVTALAALAGKDMVLPMNTGAEAVESGIKVARAWGYRVKGVAAGRAKIIVMAGNFHGRTTTIVSFSDDEEARADFGPFTPGFVTVPYGDAAALEAAIDADTVAVLVEPIQGEAGIVVPPEGYLADVRRICTRERVLMVADEIQSGLGRTGATFECDNAGVVPDLYLLGKALGGGIVPVSAVVGDADVLGVIQPGQHGSTFGGNPLAAAVGQAVVDMLATGEPQERARRLGAVLHARLGELVGHGVLEVRGRGLWAGIDIDPALATGRAVCERLAERGVLAKDTHGSTIRLAPPIVVEEEDLVWAVGQLAEVLTELGAS, encoded by the coding sequence ATGACCGACACCCTCGACCGTCCCGCCGCCTCCGAGGCGGGCGCCCTCGCGATCCACGCCGAGGAGGCGCACGCCGCGCACAACTACCACCCGCTGCCCGTCGTGGTCGCGTCCGGCCAGGGCGCGTGGGTCACCGACCTCGACGGCCGGCGCCTGCTCGACTGCCTCGCCGCCTACTCGGCGGTGAACTTCGGGCACTCGCACCCGGAGCTCGTGCGGGTCGCGACGGAGCAGCTCGGGCGGATCACGCTCACCAGCCGCGCGTTCCACAACGACAGGCTCGGGCCGTTCGTCACGGCGCTCGCCGCGCTCGCCGGCAAGGACATGGTCCTGCCGATGAACACGGGCGCCGAGGCCGTGGAGTCGGGGATCAAGGTCGCGCGCGCCTGGGGCTACCGCGTGAAGGGCGTGGCCGCGGGCCGGGCGAAGATCATCGTGATGGCCGGCAACTTCCACGGCCGCACCACCACCATCGTCAGCTTCAGCGACGACGAGGAGGCGCGGGCCGACTTCGGGCCGTTCACGCCCGGCTTCGTCACCGTGCCCTACGGCGACGCGGCGGCGCTCGAGGCCGCGATCGACGCGGACACGGTCGCCGTGCTCGTCGAGCCAATCCAGGGCGAGGCCGGCATCGTCGTGCCGCCCGAGGGGTACCTCGCCGACGTGCGGCGGATCTGCACGCGCGAGCGGGTGCTCATGGTCGCCGACGAGATCCAGTCGGGCCTCGGCCGCACGGGCGCGACCTTCGAGTGCGACAACGCGGGCGTCGTGCCCGACCTCTACCTCCTCGGCAAGGCGCTCGGCGGCGGCATCGTGCCCGTCTCCGCGGTCGTCGGCGACGCGGACGTGCTGGGCGTCATCCAGCCGGGGCAGCACGGATCCACGTTCGGCGGCAACCCGCTGGCCGCGGCCGTGGGGCAGGCGGTCGTCGACATGCTCGCGACGGGCGAGCCGCAGGAGCGCGCGCGTCGCCTCGGCGCGGTGCTGCACGCGCGGCTCGGCGAGCTGGTCGGGCACGGCGTGCTCGAGGTGCGCGGCCGCGGCCTGTGGGCCGGCATCGACATCGACCCCGCGCTCGCCACGGGCCGCGCGGTGTGCGAGCGGCTGGCCGAGCGCGGTGTGCTCGCCAAGGACACGCACGGCTCGACGATCCGGCTCGCGCCGCCCATCGTCGTGGAGGAGGAGGACCTGGTCTGGGCCGTGGGCCAGCTCGCCGAGGTGCTGACGGAGCTCGGGGCGAGCTGA
- a CDS encoding Pls/PosA family non-ribosomal peptide synthetase, whose product MPESSPEAATPHDDAVAAPPAEDAADLAGAGEGAQRVLDRADAVTPPRTLVDVLRATVAAHPDASAIEDGDGALSYRELMARVVQVAASLREAGVGKGDRVGIRMPSGSRDLYVTVLGVLAAGAAYVPVDADDPDERARLVFGEARVAGVVTGTGEYAPRTADAADAEAAAAAALRVLPAAAAHASTSALPLVAPPAPEDDAWIIFTSGSTGTPKGVAVSHRSAAAFVDAEARLFLQEEPIGPGDRVLAGLSVAFDASCEEMWLAWRHGACLVPAPRSLVRSGMDLGPWLTTHGVTIVSTVPTLAALWPAESLENVRLLIFGGEACPPELGQRLATDGREVWNTYGPTEATVVACAAPLGGPGPVRIGLPLDGWTLAVVDAEGARVPEGGVGELIIGGVGLARYLDPAKDAEKYAPFPALAWDRAYRSGDLVRFEAEGLVFQGRADDQVKVGGRRIELGEIEAALQDLDDVQGAAVAVQTTDAGNQVLVGYLVPRDPAAFSREDAVQRLRVALPAALVPLIGVVDSLPTRTSGKVDRAALPWPLPGAAGDDGADLDAELRPLAEMWSAALGTPVASADANFFDLGGGSLSAAQLVARIRTIDPEFTVADVYAHPRLGAMHAAIAGRAPRAERSGPRVDVTPTPRRTQWIQTLLGAPLLALQSLRWLALLLTASALLSPLGGFDALPDVSWWVLAPGLLLFATPFGRMAISAVAARLLLRGLTPGDHPRGGRWHLRLWLAEQIAQQIGAVGLAGAPWITYYARALGARIADDVDLHTLPPVTGMLRIGRGASVEPEVDLSGYWIDGDTVRVGAVRIGAGSTVGTRSTLLPGTRIGKGAEIAPGSAVFGRVPSGQRWAGSPAARVGKARVWWPDHRPPRNTRWVAAYGAASVATALVPVVAFVAGGGILAAAIRGSADLGDVWWRGLGALVPAVLVTGLVLALLVVGSVRLLGLGVTEGIHAVRSRVGWQLWSTERLLDLARTVLFPLYAGLFTPVWLRLLGARVGKDVEASTVLLIPAMTTIRDGAFLADDTLVAGYELGGGWMRVARAEIGQRAFLGNSGMAGPGHKVPKDGLVAVLSAAPTKSKAGSSWLGSPPVRLRRTVAAADDSRTFRPPTRLRVARILWELLRVVPVIVTCAIGLAVLVALAALTEAWGPFVAFLLGGVVLLAAGAVAAGISTAAKWILIGRIRAEEHPLWSSFVWRSEVSDVFTEMVAAPWFASSAAGTPALVWWLRSLGARIGSGVWCDSHWLPEADLVTLGDASTINRGCVVQTHLFHDRIMSMDTVTLDAGATLGPHSVILPAARIGPQATVGPASLVMRGELVPEASRWSGNPIGPWREVKLGRYLPAGASASASATVADPATEAPATAGRR is encoded by the coding sequence ATGCCCGAGTCCTCCCCGGAGGCGGCGACGCCGCACGACGACGCCGTGGCCGCGCCTCCCGCGGAGGACGCCGCGGACCTCGCGGGTGCGGGCGAGGGCGCCCAGCGCGTGCTCGACCGCGCGGACGCCGTCACCCCGCCGCGCACGCTGGTGGACGTGCTCCGGGCCACGGTCGCCGCGCACCCCGACGCGTCCGCCATCGAGGACGGCGACGGCGCGCTCAGCTACCGCGAGCTCATGGCGCGCGTCGTGCAGGTCGCCGCGTCGCTGCGGGAGGCGGGCGTGGGGAAGGGCGACCGGGTCGGGATCCGCATGCCGTCGGGATCCCGCGACCTCTACGTCACCGTGCTCGGCGTGCTCGCGGCCGGCGCGGCCTACGTGCCGGTGGACGCGGACGACCCCGATGAGCGCGCCCGGCTCGTGTTCGGCGAGGCCCGCGTCGCGGGCGTCGTGACCGGCACGGGCGAGTACGCGCCGCGCACGGCCGACGCCGCCGACGCCGAGGCCGCTGCCGCCGCGGCACTCCGCGTGCTCCCCGCCGCCGCCGCGCACGCCTCCACCTCCGCGCTGCCGCTCGTGGCGCCGCCCGCGCCGGAGGACGACGCGTGGATCATCTTCACCTCGGGATCCACCGGCACCCCCAAGGGCGTCGCCGTCTCGCACCGCTCGGCCGCGGCCTTCGTCGACGCGGAGGCGCGCCTGTTCCTGCAGGAGGAGCCGATCGGCCCCGGCGACCGCGTGCTCGCGGGCCTCTCGGTCGCGTTCGACGCCAGCTGCGAGGAGATGTGGCTGGCGTGGCGCCACGGCGCGTGCCTCGTGCCCGCGCCCCGCAGCCTCGTCCGCAGCGGCATGGACCTCGGGCCCTGGCTCACCACGCACGGCGTGACGATCGTGTCCACCGTCCCGACGCTCGCGGCGCTGTGGCCCGCGGAGTCGCTCGAGAACGTGCGGCTGCTCATCTTCGGCGGCGAGGCCTGCCCGCCCGAGCTCGGGCAGCGGCTCGCGACCGACGGCCGCGAGGTCTGGAACACGTACGGCCCCACCGAGGCCACCGTCGTCGCGTGCGCGGCCCCGCTCGGCGGACCCGGCCCGGTGCGGATCGGCCTGCCCCTGGACGGCTGGACCCTCGCCGTGGTCGACGCCGAGGGCGCGCGCGTGCCCGAGGGCGGCGTCGGCGAGCTGATCATCGGCGGCGTCGGGCTCGCCCGCTACCTGGATCCCGCGAAGGACGCCGAGAAGTACGCCCCGTTCCCCGCGCTCGCGTGGGACCGCGCGTACCGCAGCGGCGACCTCGTGCGCTTCGAGGCCGAGGGCCTCGTCTTCCAGGGCCGCGCGGACGACCAGGTGAAGGTCGGCGGCCGGCGCATCGAGCTGGGCGAGATCGAGGCGGCGCTGCAGGACCTCGACGACGTGCAGGGCGCGGCCGTCGCCGTGCAGACCACGGACGCCGGCAACCAGGTGCTCGTCGGCTACCTCGTGCCGCGGGATCCGGCCGCCTTCTCCCGCGAGGACGCGGTGCAGCGCCTCCGCGTCGCGCTGCCCGCCGCGCTCGTGCCGCTCATCGGCGTCGTCGACTCGCTGCCCACCCGCACCTCCGGCAAGGTCGACCGGGCCGCGCTGCCGTGGCCGCTGCCGGGCGCCGCGGGCGACGACGGCGCCGACCTCGACGCGGAGCTCCGCCCGCTCGCCGAGATGTGGTCCGCCGCGCTCGGCACGCCCGTCGCGAGCGCCGACGCCAACTTCTTCGACCTGGGCGGCGGATCCCTGTCGGCCGCGCAGCTCGTGGCGCGGATCCGCACGATCGACCCCGAGTTCACGGTCGCCGACGTCTACGCGCACCCGCGCCTCGGCGCCATGCACGCCGCCATCGCCGGACGCGCGCCGCGGGCCGAGCGCAGCGGGCCGCGCGTGGACGTGACGCCCACGCCCCGCCGCACGCAGTGGATCCAGACCCTCCTCGGCGCGCCCCTCCTCGCCCTGCAGAGCCTCCGCTGGCTCGCGCTCCTGCTCACCGCCAGCGCGCTGCTGAGCCCGCTCGGCGGCTTCGACGCGCTGCCCGACGTCTCCTGGTGGGTGCTCGCGCCGGGCCTCCTCCTCTTCGCGACGCCGTTCGGCCGCATGGCGATCTCCGCGGTCGCCGCGCGCCTCCTCCTCCGCGGCCTCACGCCCGGCGACCACCCGCGCGGCGGCCGCTGGCACCTGCGGCTCTGGCTGGCCGAGCAGATCGCGCAGCAGATCGGCGCGGTCGGGCTCGCGGGCGCGCCGTGGATTACGTACTACGCGCGGGCGCTCGGCGCGCGCATCGCGGACGACGTCGACCTGCACACGCTGCCGCCGGTGACGGGCATGCTCCGCATCGGCCGGGGCGCATCCGTCGAGCCCGAGGTCGACCTCTCCGGCTACTGGATCGACGGCGACACCGTGCGCGTCGGCGCGGTCCGCATCGGCGCGGGATCCACGGTCGGCACCCGCTCGACCCTGCTGCCGGGCACGCGCATCGGCAAGGGCGCGGAGATCGCGCCGGGCTCGGCCGTCTTCGGACGCGTGCCGTCGGGCCAGCGCTGGGCCGGATCCCCCGCCGCGCGCGTCGGCAAGGCGCGCGTCTGGTGGCCCGACCACCGGCCGCCGCGCAACACCCGCTGGGTCGCGGCGTACGGCGCCGCCTCGGTCGCCACCGCGCTCGTGCCCGTGGTGGCGTTCGTCGCGGGCGGCGGGATCCTCGCGGCCGCGATCCGAGGATCCGCCGACCTGGGCGACGTCTGGTGGCGCGGCCTCGGCGCGCTCGTGCCCGCCGTGCTGGTCACGGGGCTGGTGCTCGCGCTGCTCGTGGTCGGATCCGTGCGCCTGCTCGGCCTCGGCGTCACCGAGGGCATCCACGCGGTGCGGAGCCGCGTCGGCTGGCAGCTGTGGTCTACCGAGCGCCTCCTCGACCTCGCGCGCACCGTGCTCTTCCCGCTCTACGCCGGCCTCTTCACGCCCGTGTGGCTGCGCCTCCTCGGCGCGCGCGTGGGCAAGGACGTCGAGGCGTCGACCGTGCTCCTCATCCCCGCGATGACCACGATCCGCGACGGCGCCTTCCTCGCCGACGACACGCTCGTGGCCGGCTACGAGCTCGGCGGCGGGTGGATGCGCGTCGCCCGCGCGGAGATCGGCCAGCGCGCGTTCCTCGGCAACTCCGGCATGGCGGGTCCCGGCCACAAGGTCCCGAAGGACGGCCTCGTCGCCGTGCTCTCGGCGGCGCCCACCAAGTCGAAGGCGGGATCCTCGTGGCTCGGCTCCCCGCCCGTCCGGCTCCGGCGCACGGTCGCCGCGGCCGACGACTCCCGCACGTTCAGGCCGCCGACGCGGCTGCGCGTGGCGCGCATCCTCTGGGAGCTGCTGCGCGTCGTTCCCGTGATCGTGACCTGCGCGATCGGCCTCGCGGTGCTCGTGGCGCTCGCCGCGCTCACCGAGGCGTGGGGCCCATTCGTCGCGTTCCTGCTGGGCGGCGTCGTGCTGCTCGCGGCGGGCGCGGTCGCGGCGGGCATCTCGACGGCGGCGAAGTGGATCCTCATCGGCCGCATCCGCGCGGAGGAGCACCCGCTGTGGTCGTCGTTCGTGTGGCGCAGCGAGGTGTCGGACGTCTTCACGGAGATGGTGGCCGCGCCCTGGTTCGCGTCGTCGGCCGCGGGCACGCCCGCGCTCGTCTGGTGGCTGCGGAGCCTCGGCGCGCGCATCGGATCCGGCGTGTGGTGCGACTCGCACTGGCTGCCCGAGGCGGACCTCGTGACCCTCGGCGATGCATCCACGATCAACCGCGGGTGCGTCGTGCAGACGCATCTGTTCCATGATCGGATCATGAGCATGGACACCGTCACCCTCGACGCGGGTGCGACCCTCGGGCCGCACAGCGTCATCCTCCCCGCGGCGCGCATCGGCCCGCAGGCCACCGTCGGCCCCGCGAGCCTCGTGATGCGCGGGGAGCTCGTGCCCGAGGCGAGCCGCTGGAGCGGCAACCCGATCGGCCCGTGGCGCGAGGTGAAGCTCGGACGGTACCTGCCCGCGGGGGCGAGCGCGTCCGCGTCCGCGACCGTCGCGGATCCCGCGACCGAGGCGCCCGCGACCGCCGGTCGCCGGTGA
- the ddaH gene encoding dimethylargininase has translation MPSTLPLSADTASGRTAVAKRVLMCRPDHFDVVYKINPWMDPAIPTDTSLAVRQWQTLYDTYVGLGFQVDLIDGIAGLPDMVYAANGGFTLDGIAYGAAFQHPERQPEGPAYMDWFREAGFDVRVPAEVNEGEGDILLVGDTILAGTGFRSDSTSHAEIARIFDREVVTLRLVDPSFYHLDTAIAVLDDTNIAYLPSAFDAVSLDEIERRYPDAVEVSEQDASILGLNSYSDGHHVVIAEKAVGFEASLRERGYEPIGVDLSELLLGGGGVKCCTLELRK, from the coding sequence ATGCCCTCCACCCTCCCCCTGTCCGCGGACACCGCATCGGGCCGCACGGCCGTCGCGAAGCGCGTCCTTATGTGCCGGCCCGACCACTTCGACGTGGTCTACAAGATCAACCCGTGGATGGATCCCGCGATCCCGACCGACACGTCGCTCGCGGTCCGCCAGTGGCAGACCCTGTACGACACCTACGTGGGGCTCGGCTTCCAGGTCGACCTGATCGACGGGATCGCGGGCCTTCCCGACATGGTCTACGCGGCCAACGGCGGCTTCACCCTCGACGGCATCGCGTACGGCGCCGCGTTCCAGCACCCCGAGCGCCAGCCCGAGGGCCCCGCGTACATGGACTGGTTCCGCGAGGCCGGCTTCGACGTGCGCGTGCCCGCCGAGGTCAACGAGGGCGAGGGCGACATCCTCCTCGTCGGCGACACGATCCTCGCGGGCACCGGCTTCCGCAGCGACAGCACGAGCCACGCGGAGATCGCCCGGATCTTCGACCGCGAGGTCGTGACCCTGCGCCTCGTGGACCCGTCGTTCTACCACCTGGACACCGCCATCGCCGTGCTCGACGACACGAACATCGCGTACCTGCCGAGCGCCTTCGACGCCGTGAGCCTCGACGAGATCGAGCGCCGCTACCCCGACGCGGTCGAGGTCAGCGAGCAGGACGCGTCGATCCTCGGCCTCAACTCCTACAGCGACGGGCACCACGTCGTCATCGCCGAGAAGGCGGTCGGCTTCGAGGCGTCGCTGCGGGAGCGCGGCTACGAGCCCATCGGCGTCGACCTGTCCGAGCTGCTGCTCGGCGGCGGCGGCGTGAAGTGCTGCACGCTCGAGCTCCGGAAGTAG
- a CDS encoding GntR family transcriptional regulator → MDPAPGYRIDPGSAIPPYEQLRAEVARRAAAGELPVGARLPTVRALAEQAGVAVNTVARAYRELEADGVIETRGRAGSYVAAQDDVPAALRAAAVAYAQLARRLGAPDDDARRVVDEALAAG, encoded by the coding sequence ATGGATCCCGCGCCCGGCTACCGCATAGACCCGGGCTCCGCGATCCCGCCCTACGAGCAGCTCCGCGCGGAGGTCGCGCGCCGGGCCGCCGCCGGCGAGCTGCCGGTCGGTGCGCGACTGCCGACCGTGCGGGCGCTCGCGGAGCAGGCCGGCGTCGCCGTCAACACGGTGGCGCGGGCGTACCGGGAGCTCGAGGCCGACGGGGTGATCGAGACGCGCGGTCGCGCCGGTTCGTACGTCGCCGCGCAGGACGACGTGCCCGCCGCGCTCCGCGCCGCGGCCGTCGCGTACGCGCAGCTCGCGCGCCGGCTCGGCGCCCCCGACGACGACGCGCGGCGCGTGGTCGACGAGGCGCTCGCCGCCGGCTGA
- a CDS encoding Lrp/AsnC family transcriptional regulator yields MDNLDHRIIDLLRQNGRAGYGDIGGTVGLSASAVKRRVDRLVADGVIRGFTIQVDPAVDGLSTEAYVELFCRGTVAPDELRRILQGVPEVVDAGTVTGDADAIVRIRSRDIPSLEDALEKVRVAPNVDHTRSAIVLSRLVNRTLE; encoded by the coding sequence ATGGACAACCTGGACCACCGGATCATCGACCTCCTCCGCCAGAACGGCCGCGCCGGGTACGGCGACATCGGCGGCACCGTCGGGCTCTCGGCGAGCGCGGTGAAGCGGCGGGTCGACCGGCTGGTGGCCGACGGCGTGATCCGCGGCTTCACCATCCAGGTGGATCCCGCGGTCGACGGCCTCAGCACCGAGGCCTACGTCGAGCTGTTCTGCCGCGGCACGGTCGCGCCCGACGAGCTGCGCCGCATCCTCCAGGGCGTGCCCGAGGTCGTCGACGCGGGCACCGTCACGGGCGACGCCGACGCCATCGTCCGCATCCGCTCCCGCGACATCCCGAGCCTCGAGGACGCCCTCGAGAAGGTGCGCGTGGCCCCGAACGTCGACCACACCCGCAGCGCGATCGTGCTCTCGCGGCTGGTGAACCGGACGCTGGAGTAG
- a CDS encoding EamA family transporter: MTHPGDPADPAGAHPGSAPGTTPAGVEGAVADAAAAAGTGPASAPGARTTAAGAALQVGTIVSVSLGSSLAGLVIPVVGAVLVVAARQVMMAALVLPVARPRIHRMTRAQLVPAVMLGLSLSLMNLSYYAAVDRLGLGIAATIEFLGPLSIALLASRRLLDAACALVAAAGVVVLTGLEGRIDAFGLVCGATAAVTWAAYIVFTRRVAERLPGFQGIAVASVVSLVVLVPWALLTLDVAALDGRVVGLLAAIGLLSSAVPYSLDTVILRRITPRLFAVLTSLSPVVAAILGVIVLRESLSPVQLGAIVVVCVAAGVAIATRAPAGPGGSPTRRRPTTP; the protein is encoded by the coding sequence GTGACGCACCCCGGGGACCCCGCCGACCCGGCCGGCGCGCACCCCGGATCCGCGCCCGGCACCACCCCGGCCGGCGTCGAGGGCGCGGTCGCCGACGCGGCGGCCGCAGCCGGCACCGGCCCAGCCTCCGCCCCGGGCGCCCGCACCACCGCCGCGGGCGCCGCGCTCCAGGTGGGCACGATCGTCAGCGTCAGCCTCGGGTCCTCGCTCGCCGGCCTCGTGATCCCCGTGGTCGGCGCCGTGCTCGTCGTCGCCGCGCGCCAGGTGATGATGGCGGCGCTCGTGCTGCCCGTGGCGAGGCCCCGGATCCACCGCATGACGCGCGCACAGCTCGTGCCCGCCGTGATGCTCGGCCTCTCCCTCTCGCTGATGAACCTCTCCTACTACGCGGCCGTCGACCGGCTGGGGCTCGGCATCGCGGCGACCATCGAGTTCCTCGGGCCGCTGTCCATCGCGCTGCTCGCGTCGCGCCGCCTGCTCGACGCGGCGTGCGCGCTCGTCGCCGCGGCGGGCGTCGTCGTGCTCACGGGTCTCGAGGGGCGCATCGACGCGTTCGGCCTCGTCTGCGGCGCGACCGCCGCCGTCACGTGGGCCGCCTACATCGTCTTCACGCGCCGGGTGGCGGAGCGGCTGCCGGGCTTCCAGGGCATCGCGGTCGCGAGCGTCGTGAGCCTCGTCGTGCTCGTACCGTGGGCCCTCCTCACGCTCGACGTCGCGGCGCTCGACGGGCGGGTCGTCGGCCTGCTCGCGGCGATCGGCCTGCTCTCGTCGGCCGTGCCGTACTCGCTCGACACCGTGATCCTCCGCCGCATCACCCCGCGCCTGTTCGCCGTGCTGACGAGCCTCAGCCCGGTGGTCGCGGCGATCCTCGGCGTGATCGTGCTGCGCGAGTCGCTCTCGCCCGTGCAGCTCGGCGCGATCGTCGTGGTGTGCGTCGCCGCGGGCGTCGCCATCGCGACGCGCGCGCCAGCCGGACCCGGCGGATCCCCGACACGACGGCGCCCGACCACCCCGTAG